The genomic window AAAGACGTGCGGTCGTTGTATCGGTCTGAGACGAACGGTGAAGCTCTCCATTTACGGTCAGTCTatgttcctactctcacctacggtcatgagctttgggtcagaaCCAAAAGGACCAGGTCCTGGATAAAGGGGGTCCACATGAGTTTCATCTGTAGGGTGggcatatggatggatggatggatggatggatggatggatggatggacagaaaaatgacaatttggtcaaaactcatttttcaatggaaattttttgcactttccagaggtggtttttcagtgaCATTGGTATTTTGTGCAAAACTGATCCAtatttctgttcctgtttatggaaggacttgtACTGACGTCTGgcagaaaaaaagaaactatCAGCACATCTGGGACTGAACggacaaaccaacattacacactcgtgtttttatgaataaaaacagtaaatattaaGTCGATTCAGTAAATACTGGTAAAGGTTAGCAtaggtgtccaatggaaaagcaactgctGATACTGGTAGGGGAGCAGGGACCAGCAGGGGCACAGGTACAGGCCTCACTGTCCCAAAGGGGGGCCCAGGGGTCATTCAGGTTCAATCATGTAACAGTCCCATCACACTGTACATAAAATTGTTATTACATGcactttgtttgtatttttataataaatacacagccGTTAaaaaatgagaacaaaacaaataaccaaagaaaaaaaaaaacaaagattctGTTCTTCATTAATACTGTCATGGAATCTGCTCATGTCGGCCATCCAACCAGTGAACATCTGTCACCGCTGACGCTGTGGCGACGCTCACACCGCAGGCAAACGGGGCGCAAATTTAATttatatgtgacctggatctggtctgttaaagacggtctgaacagcactaatctgacccagaccactgtcatatgtagtcctaaatctgacctggaacactttcatatgtggtcctaaatctgacctggaacactttcatatgtggtcctaaatctgacctggaacactttcatatgtggtcctaaatctgacctggaacactttcatatgtggtcctaaatctgacctggaacactttcatatgtggtcctaaatctgacctggaacactttcatatgtggtcctaaatctgacctggaacactttcatatgtggtcctaaatctgacctggaacactttcatatgtggtcctaaatctgacctggaacactttcatatgtggtcctaaatctgacctggaacactttcatatgtggtcctaaatctgacctggaacactttcatatgtggtcctaaatctgacctggaacactttcatatgtggtcctaaatctgacctggaacaCTGTCATACGTGGTCACAGGTGTCCTCCTTGGACTCGGTGGTCTCCTGTCAGTGTCTGTTCTGAACTTCTCAGGGTCCGTGTTGGGTTTGAGTCCTAATCGTCTGTTCATGGGTTCGGGTTAGGGACAGGAACAGGGTTCGGGTTCGGGTTTGAGCGTAAACGTCCATGGGCCGGTGGACGCCTCAGTCCTGCGGAGTTTGGTTTATCACCTTCTTCTTGCGAACGCAGACCAAGTCGTAGAACGGATCCTTGGTGATACTGGTTCTGTTCGAACAAACACACATTATTATAAattgcaggtgtcaaacatgaggcccgcgggccaaaaccagcccgccagagggtccgatccggcccaaacaaaacaaaacataaacactacCAGATTGTGTGCAAAAGTTTTGTTATAGTGTCTGAAAGACATGGATGCGCATTTatgttcaaaaagaaaaaaaaaaacaattaaaagttaaaagttgtgaacaagaaaaaaaacacactcaagaagaagaaaatcacacaaacaagaaaaaggtcctaTTGGAATACAATGTGatgtcatgaattgcgtacagataacacaccacttttaattagcGTCTTTTCTgtgcacattataagctttcagagTGTATGTTTACACAGTGTAAAATAGCACGtcattagcacgattagcagctagcacaatTAGTAGTGGCTAGCACCATTAGCAGTTAGGGTCgagttttgggttagggttagcaattagcgcaattagcagctaatgtgattagtggttaggtttagggttaggtttaagtttagggttaggtttaagtttagggttaagtttaggtttagggttaactttagggttaggtttagggttagggtgaagtttagggttaggtttaactttagggttaggtttaagtttAGGTTTAagtttaggattaggtttagggttagggttaaagtcaGCGCAGTGACCTGATGGCTTCGATCCAGGAGTCTCTCTCCTCTGCGCTGGATGCACAGATGGTGTAGGACTGGTGTTTGCCCTCCACCACTCTGCCGTCCGTCTCTGTTTTACAGGCTTTGATCTTCTGTCCTGGACTGTTTGGGTTGAACAGCTCCAGACAGTACTGATGGAAACACAAGCACTGGTCAGTCATGTGTCTGGGACAAACACCTGCACACAAACAGGGACACTGACAATATCTGCTATTCccaacattttaacacaaatatttttactatttagagtcaaaaaaatccacataagcatgcaagatttcaaaaaatattccaaggcacactgtaggatttgtgtaaaatatTATACTGTAAAAATTACTCCATGGTAATCTTTGAAATACAGCCTACAGTGtacctaaatcctacagtgtacctaaatcctacagtgtccttaaatcctacagtgtacctaaatcctacagtgtgcttaaatcctacagtgtacctaaatcctacagtgtacctaaatcctacagtgtgcttaaatcctacagtgtgcttaaatcctacagtgtacctaaatcctacagtgtacctaaatcctacagtgtgcttaaatcctacagtgtacctaaatcctacagtgtacctaaatcctacagtgtgcttaaatcctacagtgtgcttaaatcctacagtgtccttaaatcctacagtgtgcctaaatcctacagtgtacctaaatcctacagtgtgcctaaatcctacagtgtacctaaatcctacagtgtgcttaaatcctacagtgtacctaaatcctacagtgtacctaaatcctacagtgtgcttaaatcctacagtgtacctaaatcctacagtgtacctaaatcctacagtgtgcttaaatcctacagtgtacctaaatcctacagtgtgcttaaatcctacagtgtacctaaatcctacagtgtgcttaaatcctacagtgtacctaaatcctacagtgtacctaaatcctacagtgtgcctaaatcctacagtgtacctaaatcctacagtgtgcttaaatcctacagtgtacctaaatcctacagtgtgcttaaatcctacagtgtacctaaatcctacagtgtgcttaaatcctacagtgtacctaaatcctacagtgtacctaaatcctacagtgtgcttaaatcctacagtgtacctaaatcctacagtgtacctaaatcctacagtgtccttaaatcctacagtgtacctaaatcctacagtgtgcttaaatcctacagtgtacctaaatcctacagtgtacctaaatcctacagtgtgcttaaatcctacagtgtgcttaaatcctacagtgtacctaaatcctacagtgtacctaaatcctacagtgtgcttaaatcctacagtgtacctaaatcctacagtgtacctaaatcctacagtgtgcttaaatcctacagtgtgcttaaatcctacagtgtccttaaatcctacagtgtgcctaaatcctacagtgtacctaaatcctacagtgtgcctaaatcctacagtgtacctaaatcctacagtgtgcttaaatcctacagtgtacctaaatcctacagtgtacctaaatcctacagtgtgcttaaatcctacagtgtacctaaatcctacagtgtacctaaatcctacagtgtacctaaatcctacagtgtgcttaAATCCTACAGTAtacctaaatcctacagtgtacctaaatcctacagtgtccttaaatcctacagtgtgcctaaatcctacagtgtacctaaatcctacagtgtgcttaaatcctacagtgtacctaaatcctacagtgtacctaaatcctacagtgtacctaaatcctacagtgtgcttaaatcctacagtgtacttaaatcctacagtgtacttaaatcctacagtgtacctaaatcctacagtgtgcttaaatcctacagtgtacctaaatcctacagtgtacctaaatcctacagtgtgcctaaatcctacagtgtgcttaaatcctacagtgtacctaaatcctacagtgtacctaaatcctacagtgtgcttaaatcctacagtgtgcttaaatcctacagtgtacctaaatcctacagtgtgcttaaatcctacagtgtacctaaatcctacagtgtgcctaaatcctacagtgtgcttaaatcctacagtgtacttaaatcctacagtgtacttaaatcctacagtgtgcctaaatcctacagtgtacttaaatcctacagtgtacttaaatcctacagtgtacttaaatcctacagtgtgcctaaatcctacagtgtacttaaatcctacagtgtacctaaatcctacagtgtacttaaatcctacagtgtacttaaatcctacagtgtgcttaaatcctacagtgtacttaaatcctacagtgtacttaaatcctacagtgtacctTGGAATATAGTTTGAAATCTTGCATGCGTATGTGAATGTTTTTGACTCTAATAAAGTTTCCAAAGAGCGCCTGTGGATAATCACCCAGAAGACTCAGCAGCACCTCCACTGGGTTGGTTTAGACAAATATTTTTACATCAGACACATTTCAAATCCATTCTGTTACTATGGTTTTAACCCATTTTAGAAGAATTATCAGAggaattattctttttttctttgcattattgcACATTTTCTCAACATTAAGGTCAATTTTAACCTAAATGGATGAAAAAGTAATTTGTAGAAAAGACAATCCTTTGATGAATGTCACACATGATGATGCAAAatgttgtttgcttgtttttgttgtttttttttttaaacaattttgacTTTGAAAATTAAGACAGTTATTgacgagaaaaaaaaatctcttcatgCTACATGATAGTATAAACAATccttaatgcacatgtagaaatgagaagttgaagtatactattgttaaaatttcacttatttttcataagaaatgtcagttttttcaggttactcttttgtgtttggatagtttataaaagtaagtattttcagaatttaacctcctcagatccaggaaatgtcagcaaagcaccagcttttttttgttttttattcaatcagtgcttatattggagacatcatgatgcaacagtttttttcagatgcagtttttaatttttttatggattgtcctttgtggtggacagttttcttgtcctttttttgtaaaaagttgtgaaactcttgaacagaaacatggacagaaaacccacactgtaaaaaaaaatctgtaatttaacataattttcactgtttattttacagatttttcctgtatttttcagatacaggaaaatatcaatgaaatgacaaaaacagactgtgattttacatgtcaaatggaaaagaacaggaaaaaactgtaactgtgacgaaacagaaaatttccattttttaaaagaaatgttttctttgttcacagaaaaatacagttcaaatacatttgcaaatttattgtaatttcacaaatatttcttttctatttatgagattaaactgttaatttaaagtttaatactgtaaataaataataaaaccagataaaattactgacagttaacggtaacagaagtattagttctgtcagttgaaccagacttgtttgttcattgacaaatatcttgtgtaattacaggaggtttcacaacaaaaatgtggaataaatgtatttttgtgaatgtagaacatgtataagcactgataaactgtgcaaatacagtttttatcagtggattggacaactgagtctgactgaaaattattatctccgccaaggaggttatgttttggccagggtttgtttgtttgtttgtttgtttgtttgtttgtttgtctgtccgttagtgtgcaacataactcaaaaagttatggacagatttggatgaaattttcagggtttgctggaaatgggataaggaagaaatgattacattttagtggtgatcaggggtggggtgggggggggcactgatcagccttggcggaggtctgcgctctccgagtgcttctagtttatacatatatttatagggaattggattgttttaatacatgtaaatattctttattaaacattaaaaagtccaaaaaatatgcaaaatctcatgtaaaattagggcaaaaaaaaatgtattttaaaatggaaaatgactgtatttttatcagatggttattttccgttattttacaggatttttttggcacccctgctgctggaataatactgtttttgttttttttttactgttttttttttacagtgcatagctgggtctgaggaggttaatggggttttttgcactaaaacacagacataaattgtcagttgtcattatttacaggttattctgttctcattttactggttcggtccactgcagatgacatggggttgaatgtggaacctgaaagaacatgtgTTTGAAACTCCTGTGTTAGTTTATGTAAAGGTCCAACTGCATTAGAACACAGACGACACAGCGTCTGGACTCATGTTTGACTGATGCATATGGTTCTGAGTAACAGTAAATCAAGTATGGACGATCATTTTCCTCAAACTACGATCATCTGAAGCTTCTGGTAATAACGATAATGTGTCATCTCCCATCTGGCAACTCTGAGTGTGAAGCAGCTGTACGTCGActggagtaaaagtaaaagtacaccTGAACTGGAAAGAAACAAACATATCTTACAGGTTTGCGAGGATACGGTACTTCTCGAACACAAAGGTTCTCTAAAGGAATGATGCCCCTGGGTTCTTTGTCCTGCAGCAGACgcacaaaaagacaaaagaatgAGTTAAAGGAGTGAGAGTGGAGAAGGCGGAGTCCAAGCAGACGCAGTCCTCAGTACGTGACAGTCCATATTTACTGTGGTGTATTCAAAGTAGTACAGGCAGCTGTCAGTCAGGATGAACCATCTCCTCTTCCACGTCTTCACTCGACCTCCTGAAACACACAGAAAGAACTGAGATTAATatgatttattgatttttattgatttattttgcacatatacAGCATTgatcaaagacataataaaacagtaaaagtgCAGTTAGAGACAGAACGCCTAAAATGGTTTGTGttaaaccagggttctcaaactcctgttctgtcaggttccacattcagctcaatctgatctgcagtggacccaagcagtcaaataagaacagaagaacccagaaattatgacaactcagaatttttgtctttgttttagtgcaaaaaaacccacggaattatgaaaatactcactttcATAAAccattcaaacaaaaaggatgtgaataacctgaaaaaactgaaatatcttcagataaatcagtgtaattttctcagtcttcttcctccacttctcattagtccatgtgcattctggatcagatctgcaaagacactaaacactgaggaacaggaagaaaagagttcaaactggactgaatttaatacagacatttcaggttggacacatttgttcaggttagtcacagtttattggtacaggagagtttggaaatggaaagagtttcacaatttaatgtgattttttgcactaaaacaaagacaaacatttgtagttgtcattatttacagacataatgtactttttttccttcccatcaaacccagtagtaaatctgcagtggttcttctgtgtgggttcttctgctgttcttattggactgtagatcagattggtctggatgtggaacccacactaacatgacttccacagcctggactgtggaatttaaacactgtgtacattcatcccaggggtgggactggaacctttggggggacacatttgggccctggacgcatgtttgacagccctggtttaaagcctccaccttataaacacatgaacattagaaaagttatgagacttccatagtccatacacacccagaattcattaaaaaagaaagacaacataaatacatacacatgcatCACTGTGACATCATAActgatttccttaaatatttcaTAAGGGGTGTCTCTGATGTGCTATTTCCAGAACATGTGAACACTGGCTCCACAGTTTCAACCCTCTGTACCCGATACAAAACTGAGCTGTAGATGGGACACATTTAGACCAAGGCTCCAATAGTTCTGGGtttttcattctactttagttttatttagtttggacttttttttctctaattcagttcattttaattagtttttagagcaggtttgatagtttttaatagttttccttttttttctaaatgcttagttttagttgtagttcagttgtagtttagttgtagtttaattgtagtttagttacctccgccaaggaggttatgtttttgccagggtttgtttgtctgtttgtttgtttgtttgtttgtctgtttgtttgtctgtttgtttgtctgtccgttagtgtgcaacataactcaaaaagttatggacagatttggatgaaattttcagggtttgttggaaatgggataaggaagaaatgattacattttggtggtgatcgggggtgggggggcccatgggggggggcaactgatcagccttggcggaggtctgcgctctccgagtgcttctagttttagttgtaatttagttggagttcagttgtagtttagttgtactttagttgtagtttggttgtagtttagttgtagtttagttgtagttcagttgtagtttagttgtagttcagttgtagtttggttgtagttcagttgtagttcagttgtagttcagttgtagttcagttgcagtttagttgcagtttagttgtagttcagttgtagttcagttgtagtttagttgtagtttagttttagtttagttgtagtttagtttcagttgtagtttagttgtagttcagttgtagtttagttgtagttcagttgtagttcagttgtagtttagttgtagttcagttgtagttcagttgtagtttagttgtagttcagttgtagttcagttgtagtttagttgtagttcagttgtagtttagttgtagttcagttgtagttcagttgtagttcagttttagttcagttgtagtttagttgtagttcagttgtagtttagttgtagttcagttgtagtttagttgtagttcagttgtagtttagttgtagtttagttgtagttcagttgtagttcagttgtagttcagttgtagtttagttgtagtttagttgtagttcagttgtagtttagttgtagttcagttttagttcagttgtagtttagttgtagttcagttgtagttcagttgtagtttagttgtagttcagttgtagttcagttgtagttcagttgtagttcggtTGTAGTtcggttgtagttcagttgtagtttagttgcagtttagttgcagtttagttgtagttcagttgtagttcagttgtagtttagttgtagtttagttttagtttagttgtagtttagtttcagttgtagtttagttgtagttcagttgtagtttagttgtagttcagttgtagttcagttgtagtttagttgtagttcagttgtagtttagttgtagttcagttgtagttcagttgtagtttagttgtagttcagttgtagtttagttgtagttcagttgtagttcagttgtagttcagttttagttcagttgtagtttagttgtagttcagttgtagttcagttgtagtttagttgtagttcagttgtagtttagttgtagttcagttgtagtttagttgtagttcagttgtagttcagttgtagtttagttgtagttcagctgtagttcagttgtagttcagttgtagtttagttgtagttcagttgtagtttagttgtagttcagttttag from Sphaeramia orbicularis chromosome 1, fSphaOr1.1, whole genome shotgun sequence includes these protein-coding regions:
- the cyth4b gene encoding cytohesin 4b, with translation MVYERGRVKTWKRRWFILTDSCLYYFEYTTDKEPRGIIPLENLCVREVPYPRKPYCLELFNPNSPGQKIKACKTETDGRVVEGKHQSYTICASSAEERDSWIEAIRTSITKDPFYDLVCVRKKKVINQTPQD